The sequence ACTACTTTGTGCTGGAATTACTACATATTCACCACTTAAATTTTCTAAAATTAAAGCCGGTGATAAGGTTGGTGTAGCTGGATTTGGTGGGCTTGGAATGATGGCGCTAAAATACGCAGTCAAAATGGGCGCACAAGTTAGCGTATTTGCTAGAAATGAGAATAAAAAGGCCGATGCTCTAGCCCTTGGCGCTACTAGTTTTTATACAAATACAGATAAAAATATCGTTAATGAAAGATTTGATCTGATTATCTCGACAATTCCAACATCATATGATGTTATAGCATATATTGATCTGCTTAAATTTGGAGGAGAGTTAGCTATTGTAGGGCTGCCACCTTATAAAGAAGCACCAAGTGTGAGTATAATTGATCTAGTACATAAGGCTGGTAAGAAAATTTATGGTTCATTAATTGGGGGAATTAAAGAGACCCAAGAGATGTTGGATTTTTCGCTTGAAAATGAGATTTATCCAGAAACTATACTTATTACTCCAAATCAGATTGATGAGGCGTATGAAAAGCTAACAAACGGCTCAGGGCAGTTTAGATATGTGATTGATATGAAGGCAAGTAACTAGAGTGGCGTTTGCGATTTTTGCTATTTCAATGGCGCTAATTTATACTAGGCCGTTTGGACTTCCAGTGTGGGCTAGTGCGGTTGCAGGTGCGATAGCGGCTATGATGTTTGGCG is a genomic window of Campylobacter devanensis containing:
- a CDS encoding NAD(P)-dependent alcohol dehydrogenase codes for the protein MNNIFTIPATGYAMLSKDSKFTPIEFTRHSVGDNDILIEILYSGICHSDIHTAKDEWGGTSYPCIPGHEIAGQVIAVGKNVTKFKIGDYAGVGCMVNSCGECEACKASQEQFCQQGKTVYTYNCPDFFHGGKITFGGYSSNIVVSQNFAIKVRANAPLDKVAPLLCAGITTYSPLKFSKIKAGDKVGVAGFGGLGMMALKYAVKMGAQVSVFARNENKKADALALGATSFYTNTDKNIVNERFDLIISTIPTSYDVIAYIDLLKFGGELAIVGLPPYKEAPSVSIIDLVHKAGKKIYGSLIGGIKETQEMLDFSLENEIYPETILITPNQIDEAYEKLTNGSGQFRYVIDMKASN